One Polypterus senegalus isolate Bchr_013 chromosome 10, ASM1683550v1, whole genome shotgun sequence DNA segment encodes these proteins:
- the LOC120536817 gene encoding interferon-inducible GTPase 5-like, which translates to MGNTQSTYYGFFKENEREELGSLYIEKGFEAVVSKIKEKNEALEKETLSIAVTGECGVGKSALINAMRSLNPGEPGAAEEGTTEQTMEVTRYTHPKLETVWFYDLPGIGTVNFPAKDYVKKVNLKTYDFFIIVIGNRFLEDDALLIREIQKMKKRFYFVRSKIDFEFNNLKYQNRENDWQIEFDKIRDNCIRNLDKSGFPSQEVFLVSSRFIKDFDFPRFCDILESQLSENKRYIFQLSLPNFSADVVRKKKAILHRKILAAAVASFVAGAIPFPGVSLACDITILVTTFQELRKSFGLDDDSLGSLALKVRKPVEVLKAEVKSLFISDITDTSVMRLITGSAVAVKIAEEVVNFIPIVGSLVGPPVSFLTTYGILRNTLDEFEQSTVRVIIKAFED; encoded by the coding sequence ATGGGCAACACCCAATCCACTTACTAtggtttttttaaagaaaatgaaagagaagaacTTGGTTCACTTTACATTGAAAAGGGGTTTGAAGCAGTTGTTTCCAAgattaaagaaaagaatgaagcTCTGGAAAAAGAAACCCTGAGTATTGCAGTGACTGGAGAGTGTGGTGTGGGCAAATCTGCCTTAATCAATGCCATGAGGAGTCTCAATCCGGGTGAACCAGGAGCTGCTGAAGAGGGTACTACAGAGCAAACCATGGAGGTAACACGTTATACACACCCAAAACTTGAAACTGTTTGGTTTTATGACCTCCCAGGCATTGGCACAGTAAATTTTCCTGCCAAGGATTATGTAAAGAAGGTCAATCTTAAAACATATGACTTCTTTATAATTGTAATAGGTAACAGGTTCTTGGAAGATGATGCATTACTAATaagagaaatacagaaaatgaagaagCGGTTCTACTTTGTACGAAGCAAAATTGACTTTGAATTCAATAACCTAAAATACCAGAACCGGGAAAATGACTGGCAGATAGAGTTTGACAAAATCAGAGATAACTGCATCAGAAACCTGGACAAGAGTGGTTTCCCTTCACAAGAAGTCTTCCTGGTGTCCAGTCGCTTTATAAAAGATTTTGATTTTCCCAGATTCTGTGATATTTTAGAATCTCAGCTTAGCGAAAACAAGAGGTACATATTTCAGTTATCCCTTCCAAATTTCAGTGCGGATGTGGTTAGGAAAAAAAAGGCCATCCTACACCGAAAAATTCTGGCAGCTGCTGTGGCCTCATTTGTAGCAGGTGCAATTCCTTTTCCTGGAGTGTCCTTAGCTTGTGATATCACCATTTTAGTAACAACATTTCAGGAATTACGGAAGAGCTTTGGCCTGGATGATGACTCCCTTGGAAGCCTTGCATTGAAAGTTAGGAAACCTGTTGAAGTCCTCAAAGCAGAAGTCAAGAGTCTTTTTATCTCCGATATCACTGACACTTCTGTCATGAGGCTCATTACTGGTTCAGCTGTTGCAGTTAAGATTGCTGAAGAAGTAGTTAACTTTATCCCGATTGTTGGATCGCTTGTTGGGCCGCCTGTGTCATTTCTAACTACCTACGGCATCCTGAGAAATACACTTGATGAATTTGAACAATCAACAGTGAGGGTGATTATAAAGGCCTTCGAGGATTGA